The sequence below is a genomic window from Acidobacteriota bacterium.
GGCGGGCCGCCGGGGCCTGTTCCTTGCGCCAGACGCGCAGGAGCGGAATCACGACATGGGGGAGTGTCGCGGCGAGCGTCGCAATTCCGGAGATCATGTGGACGTTTCGCCAGAGACCCGACATGCGTGTCCCCAGCAACCCCTGCCAGGTGACCACAACTCCGGAGACGGAACAGACCAGCAAGGCGATCAGCGCGAGGTAGCCCAGGAAGACGACGTGGGAGAGCGAGTACTTGCGGTAGTCATCCCAGTGGACCGCGCTGTACCAGGCGATGGGGAGGAGGGTCGCCACGCCGAGCAGTGTATGAAGCAGAACGCTCCACTGAATGGCCGGATGGAACGGAGAGAGCGTGATCGCCAATCCGGAAACGCCTTCGAACAGAATCAGCGCCATGCTCAACTGCGCAAGTCGAGCCCCCCAACCGGTTCGGACCTCATTATTAGTTTGATCCATTACCGCACTCCACTTGTAGAGACATGTACAGGGGATCGTACGGCAGTTCGGTGGGTAGAGCCGTACCGGACACGTAAGTACATACCCGTACCGGTTGCCCTGACGGATCGAATACGCCACGCCAGACTTGAATTCGTAGTGATCTAGTGATATATATATCTATATCACTCTAGGAAGAGGTCGCCATGAACTCACTGAGCAGCCCGACAAGCCCCCGCAGACCCTGGGTCGGCCCCCCGGCCGAGCCCCATCAGATGCAGATCGCAGAGCGGGTCCAGGCCCAGCTCCGGCCACAGGCCTCCCCCCGGCTCAAAACCCTGGAGTTTGCCGGTCAATGTCTGCCGGGTCGGGTCGTGGGGGGAGACTTCTACGACTTCCTGGAGCCGGAGCCCGGGCGCATGGCCCTGATCCTGGGGGATGTCTCGGGTCACGGTGTTCCGGCGGCCCTGATGATGGCAGCGCTCCAGGCGAGCATCCGCAGCCACTACACGCTGTCGTCCTCCCCGCTGACGCCACGCATTGAGTCCGTCAACCGCCAGTTCTTCGATTGCACCGCAGCCGAGCACTATGCCGGCCTGTTCATCGGGGAGTACGAAGACGAGACGAGGCGCCTGCGCTACGCCAACTGTGGCCACGTCGCACCCCTCTTGCTGCGCGCCGATGGCAGCGTCGAGCGGCTGAGGGCCACGGGAACCGTTCTGGGGATGTTCGAGAACTGGAGAGGGTCCCTGCGGGAAGTCACGTTGGGCCACGACGACACGCTGGTCCTGGTGACCGACGGGATCATCGAGGCCAGCGATTCCTACGAGGGGGAGTTTGGCGAGCTTCGTCTGTTATCCACGATCATGCGGTTCCGAGATCTCGATCCTCCCGGACTGATCCGTGCGATCGCCAGAGACGTCCGATTGTCATGCGGCAGGCGGCCGTTCGATGATGCGACCATCGTCGCGGCGAGAGCGGTCGGGCCGGCGCGTACGATCAACGGCGGCGTGTGAACGGATGGATCTCTACGTCACAGCCGGAGACGAACTTCCGTTATATCGCCAAATCATCCGTCAGATCACGGACGCGATCGCGGGTTCCCGTCTCAGTCCGGGCGACAAGCTGCCGTCTCACCGGGAGCTTGCCACCCAACTCGTGATCGCACCGTTGACGGTCAAGAAGGCCTACGACGAATTGGAGCAGGAAGGGTTCATCGAAACCCAGCGGGGTCGTGGGACCTTCGTGCGTCGGCGGCTTCCCCGCGAGCGCGTTGGGGAATCTCGCGCACGGCTACGCGAATCGGCCGAGCGACTGCTGACCCAGGCCGCCCTCAGTGGTGTGCCGTACGGCGAATTGCTCGACCTCCTCAGAGAAATCCGGAAAGGAACAAAGTCATGAATGCGCTGGAATTCAACGGTATCCGTCGGGCCTATACCAAGGGCAACAACGTACTTGACGGCGTTAGCTTCTCTATCGAGCCGGGCCAGGTCGTCGGACTTCTCGGAAAGAACGGCGCAGGCAAGACGACGCTGATTCGAATCGCGATGGGAATGATCGAACCCCAGGAAGGAACGGCGCGGGTGCTGGGGATGGATCCGCGGGGCGACGCCGTCGAGGTCAAACGTCGCGTGGGTTACGTTGCCGAGGATCAGATCTTGCCACCGTTCCTGACGATCGAACGTGTGCTGGACCTGCATCGTCAACTCTACCCGAACTGGGACGACGAGATGGCGGCGTCCCTGGTAGAGCGCTTCGAGCTCCCGGCCACGAAGAAGATCAAGTCGTTGAGCAAGGGGCAGGCACGTCGTGTCGCATTACTGTGTGCCGTGGCACATCGTCCCGAGCTGCTCTTGCTCGACGAGCCGGCAAGCGGGCTCGACCCCGCCGCGCGTCGTGAGTTCCTGGAGACCTCGATAAGACTCCTCAACGAGACCGGCACATCGATCCTGTTCTCCTCGCATTACATGGCCGACGTCGAACGGCTCGCCGACCGAATCGTGATGATCCATGACGGAAGTGTGCTGATCGACAGTGGCCTGGACGAGATACACGAGGGATTCTCGCTGGCGATGTTGCCTCGAGCGAATGGCCTCGACACCGATCGAATTCGAGCTCTGGAGCCATGTGTCGGCGTCCGTGAACATCCCGGCGGTTTTCACGCCATCCTCCGCTTGGCACCCTTCGAGGCTCAGGCGGCGGTGGAGCAGGGGCTCGGCGTCGCGGAAGCCCGCTGTCAGTCGATTGCGCTGGAGGACATCTTCGTGGAATTGGCGGGAGGCGCGTCATGAGTCTGGCACGGTTAGCCCGCCGTCGAACGTGGCGCATGTTGCCGATATGGGCTCTGGCAACCGGCGTCAACACCTCCGTTCTTCTGGGATTGCTTGCCTTTCGCGCAGCGAGTCAGGAGAAGACGATCTCCACCCTCATGTTGATATGGGTGTGTTGGGTCGGTGTCGCTACCTACCTCGTCTTCGCCGATGCACGAACACGCTGTTCGCACTTCGAGATGTCGCTTCCGGTTCGCGCACGACAGTTGTGGGCGAATCATCTGGGTTCGCTGCTGGTCGGCGGTTTCGTCAATATTGGACTTGCTCTTCTGGTGGTCGCCGCACACCGCCTGTTGCTGCTCCGCGTGAATAGTGACGTTTCCTACTGGAGCCTCTGCGTCGTCCTGGTGACCGGGGTCGTTCTGGCGACCCTGCTCCTGCAGCTCCCACGGCCGACGCTGGCTAGAATTCCCGTTAACGTAGGCACGGTCGCGTGGGCGATCGTCGTCCTCTGCGGCACGCCATGGCTGCTGGGGCTTGCCGCCACCGCCGGTCCCGCAGCCGTCGCCGGTCTCGCCGTCGTCGTCGCAATCCTGGCGATCGTGATCTACCGCGCGGTTCCACCGACCTATTCGCTGATTCCGCTTGAAGCCCAATCCCCGGAAAAAGTGGGGGCGACGTCCCTCTCGCCGTCGACGCGTACGTCGAGACTTCTGGTCCCTCTGACCATCGCACGCTGCGTGTCGGCGGGGGCCAAGGAACTGGCCGCCGTACCGATCATATTTCTCGGGGGCGTCATCCTCGGTGGCGGTCTGTTGGCCTTCGGGGCGGGCGAGCGGGAACTGAGATTCCTCTACATACCGATGGCGATCTACATGATGTTCGCAGTGATCGGGCCCCGATTGGCTTCCCTGCATTACCTTGACCCTCTACCGATCTCCAGACGACCTCTGATCGCCATGCTGGTGGTCCCCTACTTCTTGATCGTCTGTCTCGGCTACGGTTGCGGCGCGTTTCTTGCCGCAGAGCGAAGATCGCAGCTGGAGTACGTGAACTTCGAAGAAGGGGAGAGCGGTTACCAGGTGACCATTCCCCTCCGTACGTATGGATTCTCCCGGGACGGAACGGTCCAGCCCGTCGTCTCGCCGTGGGGTGAGTCCCACACGCCCGAACTCCTGACCCCGCTCAAGTGGAGTTCCGTCGCGGTCTACTCTCCGTTCGGGACGTCGAATACGAGTTCAACGCGTTTCGTGGCCCTGCAGATCAGCCGCGCGGCGAGGGCGGTTTACACGGCGGAGATCACGCCGGAGACCATCGAGCAACGCTATCTCACGACGAATGCGGACGGCGATGTGATTCCGCGCGGCGACGGACTGACCCTTCGCCAGGATTTCCCGGACCTGCGCGCGGCCAGCGGCCCGATGCTTCCGGTCCTCGTAACGCTGGTCACGGTACCGTGGTTGCTTCTGGTGGCGCTCTTGTTGCGGGCCTACCGGCCGGGAGTCCGAGAGTGGGTTCGGCAGACGATCGTCTGGGGCGGCCTCGCAGGGCTGCTTGCCTTCTGGATCTGGACATCGATGACCACGCTCTTCGGCGTCATGCGTCCGTGGGCGATGCGCGCGCTCGTGGAGATCCCGATGCTTCGGCTGGGCCAATCCGCACTCGGTAGCTTCGGGGTCTGGGTCGCCGCATTCGGAATGCTCGCAGCGGCCTACTGGATCGCCCAGGCGCAGTTCCGGCGGATGGAGATTACGACTCATCCTTCGCAGTACACGCTGATCCGGATGGGTTCGGACTGACCTGTGAGTCTTCTATTTTCCGAGAGCTTGCGGAAACAGGATGTTGTTCTCCAGGTGGATATGCTGATGCATTTCCCGCTCCAGATCTTCCAATCCGGAGAACAATGCGCGCCACGTGTTGCACGCTTCTTCGGGAGGCTGGAAGCCGTCGGTCAACTCCCGAATCTGTCGTAGAGCCGCGCCTGCCGAGTCATGCTCTTGTTCCATGACCGAGATCGGCCCCCCGGCGGATTCGCCCTGGCCCTGGACGATCATGGGGAACAGGATCTGTTCTTCTTTCATCATGTGGGATTCGAGTTCGGATTTCAGCCCGGAGAACACGGACCGGAGCTCCGCGAGTCGCGCGTCCTTGTCGTGATGAACCTCCGCGACTTTCTGAACCATCTCGCTCAGCCGCGGCAGTTCTGTCCCCAGTGGCTTGTGATAGGCATTCAGGATGTGATCGATCAGGTCTGCGGGGCTGGCCGAGAGCCAGTCGGTGGCGTCCGCATCGCCGTCGAGGAGCTCGGCCTGAACCGCCTCGAGCACGGTCGTCGGGTCGACACCCTTCGCCTGGCAGGCGACCTCAATGGACTTCCCGCCTCCACAACAGAAGTCGATCCCGAAACGGTGAAATACCCGCGTGGCGCCCGGGTGCTCAGATGCAATGCGGCCAACCGGCGTGTCTTTGTGGAATTCCATGTAGCTCTCCTTCCCTGAAATGCTACTCGTAGCGGGCCCTCACGCAATACGTGGAGTCCACGACGCCGACGGCAGGGACTGTCGAAAAAATTCGGTGTATGTTGGTGGCATGGACACGTCGCCACGCTGGATCGACGAATTCCTCAGACCGGTCCCGCGCTATACATCCTATCCGACGGCGTTGAACTTCGGCTCAGCGGTCACCGGCGAAGACTACCTCGCCCGGCTGGATCAGGTGGCCACCCGGGACGACGACTCGCTTGCCGTCTACATGCATTTCCCGTTCTGTGAGAAGCGATGCGCTTACTGCGCGTGCACCGTGATCTCGACCCCTCGACAAGATGTCGGCGATCAGTATCTCGGGTACCTCAAACGAGAGATCGATCTGATCCCCGAGCCTCTACGTCACCGGTGCCAGGTCTCCCGTGTGCATCTGGGCGGTGGCACCCCGACCTTCCATTCACCCGATCCTCTCGCACACCTTCTGGACCACTTCCGGTCTCGTTTCGATCTTCTCCCCGATGCGGAGATGAGTGTCGAGGTAGATCCACGGGTGACGTCGCGAGAACACCTGAGCGTCCTGAGGGCCGCAGGTTTCAATCGCCTCTCGATCGGAGTGCAGGACTTCGATCCTGATGTTCAGGTCGCCATCGGCCGGATCCAGAGCGAGCAACAGACCCGTGACGTTCTCGAAGCCAGCCGATCTCTCGGCTACTACTCGGTCAACTTCGATCTGGTCTATGGGCTTCCGACGCAGACTCCGGATAAGTTTCGCCGGACACTCAAGAGCGTCGCAAACATGAGACCCGACCGGATCGCGATTTATGGCTACGCCCACTTGCCCTCGATCAACGCGCACCAGCGCAAGATTGATGACGGGTCGCTGGTCACCGGTGAGGATCGCTGGTTCCTGGCGAAGACCGCACGGGAAGAACTGACGAGCGCGGGTTACGTAGCTGTGGGTCTCGATCATTTCGCCCTGCCCGAAGACTCTCTCGCGATAGCCTCCGGCATGGGTGAACTCACCCGGGATTTCATGGGCTACACGACGCATCGAAGCAAGCAGATGATCGGACTGGGCGTGTCGGCCATCGGCGAGATTGGCGGAATGTTCGCTCAGAACACCAAGAAGCTATCGACCTATCGCGAAGCCATCGATGCCGGTCGGCTCCCGTTCGAGCGAGGTTACCTGCTGACCAAATCCGACAAGATCCGGCAAGACCTGATCCACAGGCTGATGTGTCAGTTTGAGCTATCATTCGAGTCGTTCGACCGCAGGCACAATCTGCGCTTCGAAGACTACTTCGCGACGGAACTGGCCGATCTCAGCAAACCGGGTGGGTGGATCGATGAGGGCATGGTAGAGCTGGCGGACCGTCGTCTTGCGGTGAAGAAGCCCGGTCGAATTTTCGTTCGCAATATCTGCTCGGTCTTTGACGAGTATCATCGGGACCGCGTCCTGGAGGGTCGCTCGATGTCGAGCGCCGTTTGAGAGCAGGGAGGGACACACCATGCCGAAGACTCCGACAATTGAGAAGATGATGGCGCGCGACGTCGCGGTGGTTCGTTGCGACGAAGATGTGCACGAACTCGAAAAGAGAATGATCCGAGAACGCGTCCACGGTCTGCCCGTCGTGGACGAGGATGGAACCGTCATCGGCGTCGTCAGCCAGACTGATTTGATCGCCTGGCACTACAACTGCGGTGTTGACGGAGCATCGTTCTACGATCAACGGATACTGATGCCGACGGGGACGGACGGCCGAAACCTCCGACTCACCGACATTCGGTCTGCGACCGTTGACGAGATCATGTCCCCGATCGTCTACTGCATCCGTCCCGATCAGACCCCGGCCGCGGCCGCGGCTCTCATGATCAACCGGCAGGTACATCGACTCATCGTCGTCGACGAGGAGGCTCGTGTGCTGGGGATTCTCTCGGCCGCAGACTTGTTGCATGCGATTCCCGGCATCGAGGGTCCTCTTCGCGAACTCGAGGTCGAGCATGGAACCCGTCCTGCAGAGGTGACATGAATGTCGCGTAGGCTCTGGGCGCAATCTCAGTTGTTCTAGAATGAGCGGCGTGAACGTGGGACCGAAGGGGGACGGATGAAGGATCTACCGAAGCATCCGCTGATAACCAAGCCGCTGTGGACCAACTGGATCACGTTGACCGGCCTGCTGATCGGTGGCATTGCGCTCCTGCTCATCGTCACGTTCGGTCTGTTCAGTGTCGTCTCGCCGGCGGCCAATCCCTACGTGGATATCGTCGGTTACCTTATCCTGCCCGGCATCCTATCGTTGGGCATCTTTCTGATGCTGGCCGGGATCCTGATTCGTAGTATTCGCCGTCGTCGTCTGGACCCAAGCCGCCGGTTACGCATTCTGCCTCGCGTCGACTTCAGCGACCCGTTGCAGATCCGCGTGGCCAAGTTTCTGGCGGTGGGACTGTTCACGCTGCTTCCGATCGCTGCCGTGACCGGTTACCACGGCTACCACTTCACCGACTCGACGGACTTCTGTGCCACGACGTGCCACACCGTCATGCGACCCGAGGCGGTCGCCTACGAGCGATCGTCCCATGCGCGCGTCTCGTGTGCCGAGTGCCATATCGGTACCGGCGCCAGTTGGTTCGTCAAGGCCAAGATTTCGGGTCTACGTCAGGTCATCGCGACGGCGCGAGAGAGCTACAGCCGCCCGATCCCACCTGCGATCAGCGAGCTTCGACCGGCCCGCGATACCTGCGAGGAATGCCACTGGCCGCAGAAGTTCCACGGTTCGCAGCTCAAGGAGTTTCCACACTACGCCTCGGACGAGCAGAACACCGATCGAACGGTCACGTTGCTCCTGAAGACCGGCGGTGGCAACGAGTTCCTCGGGCAGGCTTCGGGAATCCATCGCCACATGGCCCTCTCCGGCCAGATCGAGTACATCGCGACCGACCCCATCCTGCAAGAGATTCCCTGGATCATCTGGACCGACGACACCGGGTTGGAGCATATCTACCGCGACGACGGCAGACCGGCCTCGGATCCACCGCCCGAGGGCGAGCGTCGGTCGATCGACTGTATGGACTGTCACAACCGACCGGCCCACGAGTTCATTTCCCCACAGGAGTCGATCAACGTCGCGATCGCCAACGGGAAGATCGATCAGACTCTCCCGTTCATCAAGCGCGAAACCGTCGAGGCACTACTGCCGCCCTACCTGCAGACCGAAGAGGCCAACGCCCGTATCGGCGAGCGACTCTCTCGCTTCTATCGTGAAGAGCACCCCGAACTGTGGAAAAGCAGACGGGCTGCGATCTATCAGGCGATTGACACGACGCGGGAGATCTATGCCGTCAACGTCTTCCCGTACATGAATGTCGACTGGACAACCTACCCCGACAACATCGGTCACCTTGTCTCTGCAGGCTGTTTCCGCTGCCACGACAACCAGCATGTGAACCAGAGCGGCGGGACACTCGACTCTTCGTGTGAACTCTGTCACACGTTCCTCAACGCCACGGAGGACGGCCAGGAAGAGTCCCTCCGGACCGGTGAGTTCCGGCACGAGATGTCTCTGGACGGAGTTCATACCGCCGTCCGCTGCGACCAGTGCCATTCCGGTGGCGCGAGTCCGCAGAGCGACAGTTGTGAAGGATGTCATGGGCTGCAGCAGGGCCTGATCTCGGCCACACTCCCGGCGCTCGAGTCGTTTGCCATCGAGCCCGATTTCATGGCCGACATCGTTGCGTGTGACGACTGCCACTCCACGACCGAGGCGCATTCCCGCGACGTGGCGCTTGCATCATGTTCCGACTGTCACGACGACGACGGCACCTACGAGGCGATGGCCGTGGACAACGTCGAGACCCTCGCGGATCTACGTCGTCAGGTCCTGGAACAGATCGACCAATCCACCGACGCCAACTGGGCCGAGCGGTCACGAAAACTGTTGACGCTGCTGGACGAAGCGGGAGCCCACCACAACGCGGAGGGCTCGCGGCAGATCCTGGAAGGCCTCCTAGAGGGCCAGCAGCCCGAGCAGGATTCCTAGAGCCAGCAGCAGTCCGATCGCCAGCGCGATGCTGCCGAACAGATAGGCCCGCCGTAATTCCAGCCGACCCGGCGGGGGCACGATGAACTCTTCAAGTCGCCCGTCGGCGACCAGTTGGTCGTGTTCGGCCGGGCGCTCTTCCTTGAATCGCTCAATGGGCACGGCGCCGATGAACATGACCGGATCGAGGGGGAAACTCCCCGGACGTAGATGGGTATGGAAGAAGTGGAAGACGAAGATGAAGCCGGTCGCCAGTAGCGCCTCATCGCTGTGTACGATGAACGCGACGTTCAGAATCCAACCCGGCAGGAAGAGGGCGAAGAACCAGGGGAACCACAGCATCAGGCCGGAGAAGCCGATGATCAACACACCCCAGAAGACCGCGAAGTAGTCAAACTTCTCCCAGTAGGTCCAGCGCCCGAACTTGGGTTGGGGACCCATGTAGAGGAACCAGCGGATGTGCTGGAACATCTCCGTCAGATCGCGCAACTGCGGGACCAACGAGCGCCAACCCCAGAGAATGGTCCGCTCCTTGCGGACGTAGACCCGACGGATCACGTGGGTCAGATGGAAGATCGCGTAGCCGAAGGTCAGAATCGCGGCAAGTCGATGCAGCAGCCGCGTCATCTCGACTCCGCC
It includes:
- the ric gene encoding iron-sulfur cluster repair di-iron protein, producing MEFHKDTPVGRIASEHPGATRVFHRFGIDFCCGGGKSIEVACQAKGVDPTTVLEAVQAELLDGDADATDWLSASPADLIDHILNAYHKPLGTELPRLSEMVQKVAEVHHDKDARLAELRSVFSGLKSELESHMMKEEQILFPMIVQGQGESAGGPISVMEQEHDSAGAALRQIRELTDGFQPPEEACNTWRALFSGLEDLEREMHQHIHLENNILFPQALGK
- the hemN gene encoding oxygen-independent coproporphyrinogen III oxidase encodes the protein MDTSPRWIDEFLRPVPRYTSYPTALNFGSAVTGEDYLARLDQVATRDDDSLAVYMHFPFCEKRCAYCACTVISTPRQDVGDQYLGYLKREIDLIPEPLRHRCQVSRVHLGGGTPTFHSPDPLAHLLDHFRSRFDLLPDAEMSVEVDPRVTSREHLSVLRAAGFNRLSIGVQDFDPDVQVAIGRIQSEQQTRDVLEASRSLGYYSVNFDLVYGLPTQTPDKFRRTLKSVANMRPDRIAIYGYAHLPSINAHQRKIDDGSLVTGEDRWFLAKTAREELTSAGYVAVGLDHFALPEDSLAIASGMGELTRDFMGYTTHRSKQMIGLGVSAIGEIGGMFAQNTKKLSTYREAIDAGRLPFERGYLLTKSDKIRQDLIHRLMCQFELSFESFDRRHNLRFEDYFATELADLSKPGGWIDEGMVELADRRLAVKKPGRIFVRNICSVFDEYHRDRVLEGRSMSSAV
- a CDS encoding CBS domain-containing protein, whose translation is MPKTPTIEKMMARDVAVVRCDEDVHELEKRMIRERVHGLPVVDEDGTVIGVVSQTDLIAWHYNCGVDGASFYDQRILMPTGTDGRNLRLTDIRSATVDEIMSPIVYCIRPDQTPAAAAALMINRQVHRLIVVDEEARVLGILSAADLLHAIPGIEGPLRELEVEHGTRPAEVT
- a CDS encoding PP2C family protein-serine/threonine phosphatase encodes the protein MNSLSSPTSPRRPWVGPPAEPHQMQIAERVQAQLRPQASPRLKTLEFAGQCLPGRVVGGDFYDFLEPEPGRMALILGDVSGHGVPAALMMAALQASIRSHYTLSSSPLTPRIESVNRQFFDCTAAEHYAGLFIGEYEDETRRLRYANCGHVAPLLLRADGSVERLRATGTVLGMFENWRGSLREVTLGHDDTLVLVTDGIIEASDSYEGEFGELRLLSTIMRFRDLDPPGLIRAIARDVRLSCGRRPFDDATIVAARAVGPARTINGGV
- a CDS encoding ABC transporter ATP-binding protein, whose product is MNALEFNGIRRAYTKGNNVLDGVSFSIEPGQVVGLLGKNGAGKTTLIRIAMGMIEPQEGTARVLGMDPRGDAVEVKRRVGYVAEDQILPPFLTIERVLDLHRQLYPNWDDEMAASLVERFELPATKKIKSLSKGQARRVALLCAVAHRPELLLLDEPASGLDPAARREFLETSIRLLNETGTSILFSSHYMADVERLADRIVMIHDGSVLIDSGLDEIHEGFSLAMLPRANGLDTDRIRALEPCVGVREHPGGFHAILRLAPFEAQAAVEQGLGVAEARCQSIALEDIFVELAGGAS
- a CDS encoding GntR family transcriptional regulator, whose amino-acid sequence is MDLYVTAGDELPLYRQIIRQITDAIAGSRLSPGDKLPSHRELATQLVIAPLTVKKAYDELEQEGFIETQRGRGTFVRRRLPRERVGESRARLRESAERLLTQAALSGVPYGELLDLLREIRKGTKS
- a CDS encoding cytochrome c3 family protein gives rise to the protein MKDLPKHPLITKPLWTNWITLTGLLIGGIALLLIVTFGLFSVVSPAANPYVDIVGYLILPGILSLGIFLMLAGILIRSIRRRRLDPSRRLRILPRVDFSDPLQIRVAKFLAVGLFTLLPIAAVTGYHGYHFTDSTDFCATTCHTVMRPEAVAYERSSHARVSCAECHIGTGASWFVKAKISGLRQVIATARESYSRPIPPAISELRPARDTCEECHWPQKFHGSQLKEFPHYASDEQNTDRTVTLLLKTGGGNEFLGQASGIHRHMALSGQIEYIATDPILQEIPWIIWTDDTGLEHIYRDDGRPASDPPPEGERRSIDCMDCHNRPAHEFISPQESINVAIANGKIDQTLPFIKRETVEALLPPYLQTEEANARIGERLSRFYREEHPELWKSRRAAIYQAIDTTREIYAVNVFPYMNVDWTTYPDNIGHLVSAGCFRCHDNQHVNQSGGTLDSSCELCHTFLNATEDGQEESLRTGEFRHEMSLDGVHTAVRCDQCHSGGASPQSDSCEGCHGLQQGLISATLPALESFAIEPDFMADIVACDDCHSTTEAHSRDVALASCSDCHDDDGTYEAMAVDNVETLADLRRQVLEQIDQSTDANWAERSRKLLTLLDEAGAHHNAEGSRQILEGLLEGQQPEQDS